In Trichomycterus rosablanca isolate fTriRos1 chromosome 25, fTriRos1.hap1, whole genome shotgun sequence, the sequence atattgctgctcatgcctcctccttTTTgcctctgcacaggtgcctctatctgctaatcagggtccttgcacagtgtttgaagaccccacccacatagtccggtcatccctccctagcagacatggtggccaattagtgtctgctgcaggcactgccaattatgcctgctttatggcgcccagccgaccggtggcaacaaaccgaggagttcagaatctcggtgctggtgtgctagctgaatatcccactgccccacctgggcgcTCTATCTAGCTATCTTGTCCatgattatatatacagtataataaaaacggtggcaatttggtcccactgtggtttacagggtgtaacgtaaagccttcacaaggaGGCAAGTTCATTTTTACTATtcgtttataataattatttttgtctGCTCATGATCAGGTGGTTATTTCCTTTTTTGGGAGTAATGGCTGGTGAGGTGTCGCCTTGGCATCCCTAGTGCATAAAACACTACTGGCATGCACTAGGTTTACATAATACTACAGACCACAGACACAGAAGCTGGCAGAGATTTTTAATTACACAGATCCTTACAATATGCTGTACACAGTACAAAACAATCCACTGTACATGCATCCTCAGAGGCGTCCCCCGAGTCCACACCGCGTCCATAAAACCGCCTGCAGGTCTCTCCAGAGCCGGAAgaacataaaaatatacatatatcacTTAAACAACCAAATTCTTCTATTGTTCTCAGTTCTTCCATTTGCTCTTCTTGGCAGGCAACTGGCCTGTAGCTTCCAGGTACTTGTTTACGAGCTCCTCTTGTACAGAGGGGAGGCACGGCTGATACCTGCTGTAGTCCATGGTGTACTCTCCTTTACCCTAGcgaacaaatacaaacacataatTCCATCACGCCGCACCAGGGCTCACGAGTTTCATGAGTTTCAGTTGGTTGGTCTCGGTGGAGACGTTATCTCTAATAAGATTTAACGTCTGGAGGAAATCGTGAGGCGGAATTGAGGTCCTACGAGGACACGATTGAAAAATTGAGCTGGGGTGACGTGGCGGTCTAAAGCACCAGCccaacactgctgagatttcAAGCTCTCCAATTGGACGAATGGTTGCTTgctgtcattattatttatgtatgctGAGcactacaataaaaataaataaaaatcaccaGAAATGAGTCAGTTAGTGTGAAGTTGTGTCTCGAATGTGCCTTGAGAAGGGATACAAGGTACACCATTGATTTAAAAaggtgagttcgaatctcagtagtgctaccgacctggccaggcatccacacaaacactatTGCCCATGTTTGAATGAAGGAGGGTCAGATAGGGTCTCTGAGAACCCGCACAAGTATTGGGGAGTCACACGGTGCTTAGCGTTGCTCACTGTACATTATATGGGTTTGCGTGGGAACCCAACATTGACAAGTGATAAGCAGTGGCCACAGACTGGACACAAGTTGTGCAATCGGAAGTGGATTCACaatcgggaattggaaatgaccacATTGGGAGATAAAGTAAGGAATAGCCAGAAAAATGCCACAAAGACAAATAAATCTAACAGTAAgcctattttaaaacatttgtctaTAAATAGAAATTGTTTAGTTAAATTTAGACAGCAGGTTGCCAGATTTGAGAAAACTGTGGGTGTATTTATAGCCAACTTTTGCCAAGACTTTCCCCAGATGTAATCCCTTTAAAGACTATGTTTGTGTACCTAATTCAGGGTCTGTTCTGTGTAGGACGTTTGTAAAAGCAATGCCTTTACAGAGCTGGCAAGAGCAGAATTTTTTATAATGCTAAACTGTTTACTGGACCACAATAGATGAAGTTCTTTGTTGCCATGGATACACTGACTGTATTTGCAATAAAAGGCGAACTGCAAGTTTCTAGAATGACCTTTGGGCTGAAAAGTGGAAAGTTTTTGGATTAAGCAGTGGTTCCTCTTTTTATGTAGTGAACTAaaatacactttatggccaaaagtatccaaaagtatgtggacacttttccTAAtgactgagttcaggtgttttagccacatttattactaataAGGGTTAAAATCATTCATttaataaattcattcatttaattgtttccatgttttaccactattttatcctggtcagggtcacagttgctcaggtttccctggaatcaccaGGCGCAGTGCATTAATacaatgtctgtatgtagatgacAGACTGGTCAGTAGCACTgctagggattcgaaccctggatcccagcaacagtgggctagcgtaacagCTAGCTACAGTGTATTAcagtattaattttattttatagaattAAATAGATTATTATACCTCTATTAGAAATGTGTATATCAAAGAATGACTGGAAATCAACAataaggggtgtctacatatttttgcacTTACCTCAGTACATGACCGCAGCTCTGTGGAATATCCAAACATGTCGTTGAGAGGAATCTGGAAGAAACAGAATGAATACTGCAGGTTGCAACAGATATACCGAGAAAAAAAGGACATTAAAATGGTAGTGGTAGTGGATTAAATGCAGTGTTCATGAAACACCCCGTATCCTTGGTATTACACCAaaactgaaaacaaaacaaatcctAATCTGCAAATAACTTCAGGTTAAAGCTTTATGAGATAAATTTAATAAAGCaaaccagccagccagccaggtAACACTGCCTTCtataaagcatggtggtggtagcatcatgttgtTAGCATAGTTGCTTTTAACCCAGCAAACTGATTACAATCAATAAATGCTATACAGTAAAGAAAAAAGCCTGTTAAAGCAAGACAGTGACCCAAAGCCGTGctgggggtaaatactttttcaagcCTGTTTACTGATGCAGcatttattttggttaataataataaaatgctgtTAAACGGCCACGTAAGGCCCATGCATAACATTTCACGTCAATAGCCTTTCAGCAATCTTTGTTTAAAAGCGACAATTAAACAACAGCTGGCGTGTTTGCTGAATATACAGCTGGTTTGCAAGTTTTAACAGCTGTTATTCATTTCGAAGCTGCATCAGAACGTTAAGACCAGCTGGCAATCACGCTGACGGCAATCGACAAAACCTGAACTGCTTCTGTGTGCGCGTTACATTAACGCTAACTTGAACAGAAATTAGAAAGTAGATGATAGAAGCTTGTTGAGGCTATAAAAGCAGCTGGTCAACGTCAAAAGAGCTTAGTGGGGGGCAAAAATAATtgaatacaatgtttttattattacaactcATATAATCTGCATAGTGggtgcttaggtggcacagcaataaaatacgctagcccactagcCCAAAGGAATAGTAGCCGTGCTTAGCGAGCACCAATCGGTGCCAATACTGATTCTCCGTCTtcaaaccacacagacaccttTCCCAACCTCCTAACCCGTACCCCCCAGCTAGATTTCACCAGCCATGACCCGATACAAGCATAGTAAAGAGAGTTCACTTACATCGGCGTACAGGGTGAAGTAACCCTCCGTCCCGTCCTGCCCGGATATGACACCATGACGACGGTTGACCCCGGCGATGACCACCCCCTGGAATTCGTTAGGCGCAACGATCTCCACAGACATAATGGGCTCAAGAAGGACCACGTTAGCCTTCTCCATAGCTGTTAGAAAAGCAAGAGGGAATATATCAATACATTCTGATAAAAAATGTCCTACAAATCCTTAAGTGGTACATGTGAGGTAAATCTTATTAAGCAAATCAGACAGCTAACAATCCCTACTtcaaaacatggtggtggtagcattatgTTGTTAATAGATTTGTTTTTAACCCAGCAAACTGATTACAATCAATAAATGCTATACAGTGGAGACAAAGCTGAAATTCATAAGAAGGcctgtttctctacaaaacactgtACGGccagaaagtatgtggacacccctccttatTACTGAAGTGAGGTGTTTTGGGGCACACATGTTGCTAAGAGGAATTAAATCaattacagaaaataaatacGTATgtaggtttggtgtggaggaacgtCAATGAGCAAAACAAAGGCCTGACTTCAACCCCACTGGACACATTTGAGATAAACTTAAATGCCGACTGTGAGCCAAGTCACTTTGGCACCAATTCCACAGGCTAACTTCAACACATTAATGCTCATCATTTTGgaataatattttaaacaatatttacaTACTGATAAAAATGTCCTTCAAATCCTTATATGTTGCTAAGAAAAATGTAATCAGTTACAGAAGATAAATACGGTGCTTTAGACTTTTGTGTATAAATGGTGTGCTTTTGACGAAGTCGTTtaaaggtttggtgtggaggaacatcAGTGTGGTACACAAAGGTCTGACCTCAACCACACTGGACACATTTGAGATAAACCGAAATGCTGACTGTTCCCACAGGCTTACttcaaaatctttttttaaaaaaagtaaaggttTTTATAGTCATATTTTGACAAAAACTTCACATTAATGCTCATTATTTTGGAATAGTATTTTCAACAAACTTGCAATAAAGTGTctaaatacatttggccatattgtgtacatCATCAATATGCTTAGCATTATTTAGCAACATGGTCTAACTGTAATGCTATATAAATATCCGATATCTGATAATGCTTATAATAGCATGTTAGCATACAGTGTATAGAACAGACGGTCATGCTGACCTTGTTTCATAGCGCCCTCTCCTGCTCGGATGAAGGAGATCTCGTTGGAATCCACCATGTGATGAGCTCCGTCGTCCAGTACGAATCTCACCCCAGAGATCTTGTATCCTGTCAGAGGTCCTTTCTCACAGGCCTCCTTAAAACCCTGCAGATAAACATTGAAAGGGGGGTAAAGAGAGAACATGGAAATACAGAACAAAAACTAATAAGTTATAAAAGATATACCACTTTTAGTCCAACAAAACCTGCCTATTGTACCAGAAATGGTTAGAAGTAATTTAGAATTAACCATCTTATTTCATCTAATTCACAAGCCAACTGGACATATAAATTCTTATtgaggtttttatttcttttcagtAACAATGGGTTCAGTTTCTTTTAAACACCAGGTCTAGAAAGGCCCTAGTGTGGAACCCATAGAGATCTTATTTGTAATGGATTTCTGTTTTTAGAAATCTGTTTTGCTTTTATTGTTTCCCAACTGACACCCacaacatccagccaacaaacaaaaccatgtaaagtgtcattttaatattttcagcatttagcagacatttttatccaaagcgacttacagtactgtaacagtatacagtctaagcaattgagggttaagggccttgctcaagggcccaacagtggcaacctggcagtggtgaggctagaaccagcaaccttctgattactggaccagtaccttaaccactaggctacaactgcccttaataaagttttaacaataaagtttaataaagttttaataaataataacattttaataaagattttaaatacatattgTACACTAACATGTTGATCAACATTCTGTCCAAAATAAGAGAACTTGTGTTGAACTAGCggttacagtattgtgacacaGACCTGAGGAAATCCCAATGAGGAAACGATGACTTACTTTTTCGACAGCCGGCACAAACTGTTTGGGTATGTTGGTGCCAATGGTTCTGTCTTCGAATTCAACCTTGGTGTAACTTTCCGCATCTAAGGGTTCCAGAGTGCCCACCACTTTACCGTACTGTCCAGATCCCCCAGACTGCTTCTTGTGGGTGAAATCAAATCTGTTAAAAACAGATCAAACATTTGCATAAAACCAGTGCACAGATAATAATGGTGACTTTACATTTTATCACACCGCTTAACCTTAATATATCCAATACAAATTTTATACCCGCCCACAAAAATCCCTAAAATTACTGAAAGACAGTCTATAAATAGCTACAGGGAGGACACACATCCAGAGACGTCATTTCTATTACTGATGGGCCAGCAGCAATGGCCAATGGATAAATATGTAGGGAGTTCCCCATGCTCTCTGAAATGTTGGAGATCAATTTTTTTATGATGGGACTTGGTCTTGTCATGCTTGTGACAAGAATAAAAATACCTGTAAAATTAACACGTTCTGCTATTTAAAGgttacaaataatcaaaaaggCAAAATCTAGCTATGAAAACCATTTAGCATGACCCTAAAGCAGTTCCCCAGGGCTCCTCATTGTGCCCTGTTGGAGTAGCTCTTGGTTTAGAACGTGTACTGTCTCTTTAAGATGACTGAGCTATTGCCAAACACAGGAAGTGGATTCCACAATGGTGCCTCAGCAGCTGAAGTGAGCGTATTAAAATATCAGAAAGTTTAGAGACACTCAGTCTTCACGCCCACCCTTGGATTTCTCTGCTCTCTTCGGTTTATTTACTCTCGTTTTTACTCAGAAGCAACATGAtcaactaaacaaactaaacaacaCAGGTCAAAGTCCAGAAGCTGAGCCACCactccctttttttctttcttctgctTGGTCTAACAGATTTCTGTCTCCAGTGTGGCTCAGGGAGATTCAGACATGGCTTCACGAGAACTAAATCCTCAGTATTACGAAGCATCGAGGGCAGGCCGGGCCATCCAGCACTACATCAACACCGTCCATGGATCACCTTTCAGGCAGTACGCGGTGACCAAAGTCCATAAAGCAAGAGCAGAGGTAAGAAAATTATCCTTAGGTTTACTTTACGAATGCATTTATGTGGGGTACCTCAAGGCTCGGTTGTGGGCCCTATTTTATTGCCTTCTAATATTTATTCCTATACCAAATTGAACTTTTTGCTGAGACTTGATGACGTTTCAATCAAACTTATTTTTGATTAATTGAAGGACATGATTTCTTTATGTAAACAATGACAAAATGTGACTCATTTTTGAACAGCGTTCTTTACCGTGGCTATTGCTGACAATATAATGCTAATAATTCAGCAACCTAAACTAACACCACTAGacactgtgtttacattttttattttattttatttaaagctacCTACAGTTGTAATCAAATACAATCCAAACAATTGAGACATGCTTAGGGCTTTtgaatcactagtccagtaccgaaTCCTCCGGGCAAATcatacatagccaatcatgtctgtaggtGGACGCCCAACTAGCCGACATCGCCGCTGGAGATTCAAGCCCTGGATCCAAGCAGAATTGGGCTAGCATCTTTTTTGTCATTTGGATTTGTTGCTTGTTTGGAACATTAGGATGTTTTGACATTCATCCCTTGACCCCTTTGATTCTTTTGACACAGTTCAGTCTATTTTTAATATCCAAATTAGAGTTTTTTTTGGTTTGGTAAACTTGTAAAATGACTTTCTCACTAACAGGACATGGGTGAAGCTGGAATGAAGTACATTTTGGATTTCTCTGTGAAGGACTTTGTTTGTGAGGTAAGTTCCTTAAACGGTTCTTCTGCTTAGGTACAGTATGCGCTCCCTGACAGTAAGACTAAATACAGACCAgggacaaataaaaaaataaaaaaacacaatgagACAAATCAAGTCAGCTACTGTACGCCACATTTCAGAGCTCAGAGGTCCAGTGCTCAGCGGAGGTCCTCTACCCCAGAGGGGAGACGCATCGTCCACCTCAGGTCCAGTGTTCCTGTGATGGGCTACCGAATCTCAACTCCACTGCTAAGGAGCAGGACTTCTACGGGCGCTACAGCGTACAAAGCAATACTGTATCTGCAAAGGACCTTCCAGGTATGATCTCACGGAGCACAATGTACCCCAAGTACAGGTTTATCAATGAATAAAATGGAAGTGGACACCCTTCCTAGTGAACGCCTAACCTCAGAGGTTAGGTTTACTTTACAAATGCATTTCTGTGGAGTACCCCAAGGCTTGGTTGTGGGTCTTATTTTATTGGCatctaatgtttatttatttttgtgtccagtgtttattCCAACTTAAACTTTTTGCTAAGACCTGATGACGATGTTTCCATTAAACCtatgtttaattaatttaagaACATCAAATCATTCATATTGATCTACAGCTGTCATGGTTACAACAAACTGCTTCTTTGTCGTCTCTTTCTCTGGCTCTTTATAGACAGCTACGGTCACACAGACCCAGAAATGGTGCCATTCTTGCACTTGGGAAGGTTGGCATCCTGCTTCATCATGTTCAATGAGTCCACTGAGA encodes:
- the lxn gene encoding latexin; its protein translation is MNQFLLVCLVVTSLVCLNPEVQSSPTSPTEDLDLQDELDCPSSCALVFPQIYSTTEISVSSVAQGDSDMASRELNPQYYEASRAGRAIQHYINTVHGSPFRQYAVTKVHKARAEDMGEAGMKYILDFSVKDFVCESSEVQCSAEVLYPRGETHRPPQVQCSCDGLPNLNSTAKEQDFYGRYSVQSNTVSAKDLPDSYGHTDPEMVPFLHLGRLASCFIMFNESTEKTLYGMAQVAKVKQLKSEDDQLRFEYEVLLHDMVSQEIIRWKLQISWSPEKGLKVLESELLPKCHCN